A stretch of DNA from Macrotis lagotis isolate mMagLag1 chromosome X, bilby.v1.9.chrom.fasta, whole genome shotgun sequence:
GCTTTAATCCTGTGTCATGTCCTTAGGGACCCTTAGGAAGTCACAGTCTCTTTAGCTCTTgccttcttcatctataaaatgtcaataatatataggggcggctaagtggcgcagtggatagagcaccagccctggagtcaggagtacctgagttcaaatctggcctcagaccacataataattacctagctgtgtggccttgggcaagccacttaaaccccattgccttgcaaaaactaaaaaaaaaaaaattatgaaactcgggggcagctaggtggcacagtggatagagcactggccctggagtcaggagtacctcagttcaaatccagcttcagacacttaataattacttggttgtgtggccttgggcaagccatttaaccccattgccttgcaaaagaaaaataatatatgaaactATCCATTTCGCAGTGCTATTGTGAGGAAAATGgtctttaaaaatcttaaaatgatatataattgtattttaattttttgagaatGCATTGTGGTATAATTATTTTTACAAGCATAATCTGGGGAGGCATGTTTGGGTGAGAGCCTGACTGAAATAGGGCAGGGAATTTAGTGAACTATAAACTCAACATAAACCAAcaatttgttgtcattgttgagCTGTTggtcagttgtgtctgactctgtgaccctatttggggttttcttggcaaagattctgaaatggtttgtcatttccttctccagctcatttgacagagggttagatgacttgtccagaatcacacagctagtatgtctgagaccagatttgaactcgggaagatagTTTTTCGACTTGCCTGGCTTGCAGGCCTGGCTATCTAGTGCTCTGGTGTGATATGCAAAAGCTGTTGTAATCTTGGAATGCATTAACCAAAGCATAACTTAGAAAAATGAGGTGACAGTCCCATTTACATTCCCATTGGCCACATTCCCAATTGGAATATTGTGCAACCAACATGGCCATGGGCCTTTAATATGAAAATGGGTTGAAAGGATGGGGCTTTATAAGTGTCTTCACtcatttgaagggctgtcatgtggaagagaaaTCAGACTGATTCTGTTTAGTCTCATAGGGAAATCCAGGAGTGAGTAATGGGGCTTATTAGGACTTGGTATCAGAGAGAACCTCCTGATAGTTGGAGGAGGAGCCGCCTCTGGGGTACTggcagcctcccccccccccaaatgtgcTCACATTGTTGTTGTGTCCATAGGAGTGGGCAGTGTGGGGGATGGGGACTCTAGGAAATAGTCAAGTGGCTTGAGTTCCAGCTGACCGTCAGTCTGGCCCACGGGGTTTGCATGGTCCTTCTGACACTAAATGGGACAAATGTCTTGCCTTCTCTAAGGCTTATACTCTTTTCACAATAAGCTTGAGGGAGGTAGTACAAGAATTGCTagccatattttatagatgaattgaGATTTACTTAGAGAACTGAAGTTCCAAGTGTTCTTacccatttttctctcttctatttttcagaaCTGTACTTACTATTGGGGCTTTGCTGCTTGGATGGCCTATTATATCAACCACCCTCTCTATACTCCCCCAAGTGAGTAGTCAAGTCCTTGCACTGTCCCTGGGGACCCTTGGGGATCTGCCGGTTCCTTCAGCTGACATTCATCCTTTTCTTGTGTTCTCTTCTCCGCTAAGCATATGGTGGTCAGCAGGTGAAACTAGCACTTGGCATTTTTGTGGTAAGGGGACCCTTGGATGTGGAGTGTATTTTGGATTGTGGGGATGgggttggtggtggtggtggtggtggtggggggaaatCCATCTGGAGGGGGTAGTTTGGAGGCTAGGACCTTGTCTAATTATGGTCCTCTCCCAGCTCTGCCAGCTAGGTAACTTCTCCATTCACATCGCTCTGAGGAATCTGCGCCCAGCAGGTGAGTGCTGAAGGTCATAGAAAATGGGTCTGTGCTGGTTGTgtctgcacatagtaggtgcctaCAGGTTCAACAGATTGTTTATTGGGGCTCTGAACATAGTTAAGAGAATGTGAGCAGCATTTTCTGCTACCTTTGTGACTTCAGATAAATCCCATAACCTCTGTGGGTCTCTTTgccaaatctgtaaaataagtggggCTGAACTGGATGATCTCCAATGGGCCCTTCAAGTTTTAAATCTCTAGGGCTGAGAGTATATAATGTTGATATTCACCCACTTTCTTGCAGGTTCCAAGACCCGGAAGATACCTTATCCAACCAAGAATCCCTTCACATGGCTCTTCTTATTGGTGTCATGTCCTAATTACACATATGAAGTAAGATCTTCTCCCCTTCAGTTTGTTGACCCCTCTGTGAATTGTACTCAGGACACTACTGCCAGCATCCTTAGTTTACCTCATGAAATCAGGAGCAAACTATCCATTCCCCTTCTCTCCTGTGGCCTTAATCAGACCTAGATTTTCTAGCCTGCTTTAGGAACCAAGAGCTCCAGTTATGTTGGAGGATGGGCAGGTCTAGAGGTCACTCCCATTTCAGTTAGCCTCCACCTGGAGGGGTTTATGTTGAGTAGGGTACCAGGTCTTAACTGTACCCTTTTTCTTCTATAGGTGGGATCCTGGATTGGATTTGCCATCATGACCCAGTGCCTCCCAGGTGAGTCTCCTAACCTTCTTCTGTACCCTTTGGAGAAACTCGGGCCAGGCCTGGGGAACAAAGAAAACCTTAGCATTTGGTCTTTCCACTCACTCCTGAAAGAAAGACTAGATTTAGGaggcagaggacctgggttttGAGAACTCATTGCCTTTGTGTGGTTGGTAATTACTTTGCTtaccttgtttcctcatctgtgaaatggagggGGAATGGGGCTGTATCAGATAGGGAGAACTAAAAATCTTCCTGGCTCTAAATTCCAAGATAACTAAAAGGACCTTCAAGTAACATCAGAGGAAGGGAAATTCATCTTCCTACCTCTCTTTTCTCCACAGTGGCTCTCTTCTCCCTTGTGGGCTTCATCCAAATGACCATCTGGGCCAAAGGGAAGCATCGAAGCTACCTGAAAGAATTCCGGGATTACCCCCCACTACGCTCTCCAATTATCCCCTTCCTTCTGTAAATGCCGTTTTGGAATGGCCTCTCCCATTTGTAATTACCTTTGGGCAGCTTCTCAGCCCTTGCTTTTGTGCCCCCCCTTGGGGGAGGGGCCCAGGACTTCCcacccctcttcttcctccatcaCTGACCTAGAGCCAGGTCTGCGGTTGCCTGGGCAGAGGGTTTGGCCCTCCCTTTTTCCTGACTCAAACATAACATGGGCTCTGCAGGAGGGATACTGGTCTTAGGTCTTGTTTTCTGGCTACAGGAATAAACATATTCTAATTCCAGGAGCTCTGGGTGATTCTTTGGTGGAATACACTGTGGAAGGGTCTGGTTTGGAGCTTAAATAGACCCTAATGTTGAGGCAAGCATAAGCCCAAACTTGGTGAATTATACTTTAATAGCTTCATCATTGTGGGTATTTACACACAACTAATTGTGTGACTGCAGTCTATATATAGCTTTAGATAATATTGCACAGAAGCATTATCCAGCAAACAGGATGCCCACCCAGCTTGAGGAAGtttaaaagatacaaaaaaacatggaaaagctCCTCTAATCATGGCATATAGCGAGAGAGCTCAGGCTTCAGGGGCCATCCATACCCTGTGTCAATCCACTGTGTTCTCCCAAAAGGTGTCAGCAACTGGGGGTGAGGGCTAATCAGGGAGACCTGAGGCCCCTGGTGTACAGATGGATGGTACTTGTAATGGCAAACATAGGCCTTGGAGTGGGCCTGGAAGGTCAAAACTGTTTATTTATTCAGCTGGTACATGGTTATGGGAATAGAGTTGGGGTTGTAGAACAATTGTGGCTATTTTCACTCTGAAGATTCACTCTTTGCCCGCCGTTTCTGTCGTGCCAGCAAACGCCGTTCCCTCTCAAACTCTTTCATGCGGCTCACATAGCTAGAAGAAAGATGGGAGTGTCAGAATTATTGAGTTCTCTTCATCTTTAGGCTCACAAATTGCCAATGTCCCCCAACTAATCAGTTAAAACCTCCCTCTCCCAATCATCCCATTCGTTTCGAGAAGCAAGGTAGAAGATCCCCCCCCCTCCCACTTTGGGGCCTGTTAGTGTAGTATCTGTCCTTTGTATGACAGCCATTCCTAGGATATGTTGGGGAATTCAGGAACCAACATTCTTCAGAGTTGGGCTGGTACTGAAACAAGAAAAGGCTGTTAAGCGGAGGAAGAGGAAGATATATTTTCTAGTGCCTCCCCTTAAGCCTGGCTGACTATCCTTAGGATCATGGATACCTGTAAGACTAACAAAGAAGGCCCCTCCCATTTCCAAGAAGACATCCTCTCATTCCTATTGGGTTCGACTTCACCTAAGCCTGGCAGAACTGGGGCTCCCAAAAGCTGTTCATTGTTTGGCAGTGTCTCCCAAGCCATCCCTGAGCATAGGTTctttgtgttggggaaggggaaTCAAGCATGCCATTTTATAAGCTAGATTTGCTAGGAATGGAATTTCCCAGTCTCTCATGTCTAATCTTGATGTTATGTTTGGGATTTGCCAGCTCCTGGGCATCAACTCTAGGATCTACCAGAGCTTCAACAACATGGGCAAAGTTTTAATCTGTCAAGATTAAAAGATTCCTGTTAATGGTCCTACCTACATGAAGTATTGGTTATTTCAGATTTAGCTGGATCCAGTAATTTCTATCTACATTATTAATGCTTCTGGTTTGGGTGTTGGCTCTCTCACCTAGGTTACTGATAAAGTTTCCACTATACCTAGTCTCCTCTTCCAGTGCCTCTTCAACACACACTACCAGTGGCCTCCCTAAATCACAGCTGTGATCACATCACTTCTCTGTGCAGGAATGGCTCCCATTAATCCAAAGCATCAAATTCAAACTGACAAGCCTGACAGCTGGGGTCCTTCACATTCTGGGccccatttcctcctctttgagCTTTAAGTTGATTTCAATGATGTCCCTCTTCCCTATACATATTATGATTCATGACATCCTCACAGAATATGGGAGGTGGGGAGCCAGGGACTTACTCCTGGTGCTCAGTGCAGTATAACGGGTTTTTGAGGGAGGATAAGGAAGTGCAAAGAAGGGATGAGAGCTATCTGTACTTAGTGTATGATGCGAAAGGTGGAACAAAACTTCACTCCTTTCCTTGGGGGTGTGGGAATGTGAGCTGGGCCTGTTTCCAGCATGAGATGAGGAGGGGTGGGGTAGGGGAGTAGAAAGAATGGGTTGAACTAAGAAGGCACATGTGGGAGATATGAGGGTGGGCTTGGGGTATAACGGCAATAAAGCTTACTCCTGGTGCTGGCAGAGGTCCCAGATGTGCTTCTCATGGCCACAGGCCAGGAAATTGGGAAAGCTGTCCCGCTTACACTTGAGGAAGCGAATGAGATGGTGTGCACAGTAATCCCGTTGTTCCAGTGTCAGCTGGGCATCACTCATTTCCTGCTGGGTGGCCACCATGACTACATTCATTGGAAAACGAGGATAAAGGCTTTAGCTTGGAGTCTTGCTCCAGTCTCTCATTTCTTGATCCAAAGCCCTCTTCCCCTATTTCCTGGAAACTTCACTGACTATTGCTGCCAATATACCAAATCCCCTCCCTCACTTGGGGCAGCAAACTGgaatctaccccccccccaaagtcagTGGTAGAATTGTTCTACACCCAATAAGGAGGCACTGGCTGTGGAAACAGAAATGATAGGAACTTTTGGGGAAGCAACTTCTTTACCATAGAATCAGTCAGAAAGTAGAAAAACCATTAGTAGTTAGATGCTCTCTAGATGCTAGGAGAGATTTTAAAGGAGATCTGAGTAGGccagagaattaaaataaaaattctgggggggagggaagaaagaaggagctGTCTGAAGAGACCACTgtgcactttttaaaaacaagatagAACCAAGGGTAGGGGATGGATGAATAAAGAAAATGGTACAATACTTGAACAGTGTTGGCCAGTAAGTGGCTGGGTGATACTACAGTAACATTGAATTATGCCCTTATCAGACCACTTCTTTGTTCAGAATATACTGAAGCAAAAGAGGGCTTTCAGAAAGTTAAAATTGGTGGAGTGGAGTACTACTGAAGGTTCATGAGTTGTGGAAAATGGGACTGACTTCCTATTTGTGTCTGGGGAATCTTCGGACCCAGAACAGACTCAAAAGTATTAACAGGGATTAGAAACACAAGATCGAAGACCTACTTCACTAGCTGCACTAGGTATGGTCACATTAACTACATCTATAtctagatatggatatatatatatatacacacacacacacatacatctagATAATagacacgtgcacacacacacatatcaggATATGCAAAACCATCAGTTTCTGTTGGTGAACTTTTTAGATCTTAGAGGACAAGAGAACTGCCACAGAACTGAAGAAGTGCAAATGTCAGaattttcaaaaatggaaaaagcataAAACCTGGAAACttagggtggtagaaaaattccaaaacattaaaGAGAAGAAACATTCAAAAGTAACCTCATCTTAAGGGACAAACTCGGGTTTGAGCTGAGTTTTGGTCAACATCTCTGTTGCCATCCTTGTGGAAGAGACAGATGTTAGTAAAGTGACATCAACAGGTTGACTTGTAACTGTATTTAAAAAACTTGGAGGGTGGGCTGCAATGGGATGTTTTGGGACATCATCTTCAATGATACTATCGATAACTTGCATAGAGGGATACTTATTAAATGAATGATATGAATGATATGAAACTAGGTGGGAATACCAACATGTTGGATAGCAGTCAATGTCCAAAAAGTTCTATGAAGCTGGATTATACGTAATAAGATggaatttaataaagataaatgcAAAAGTTTTATAGCTAGATTTAAGACCCCTCAACTTTTAAGTATAAGCCAGTAGAGAATTGGCTAGATGGTTTGGGGAAAAACATGTAGGTTTTGGGTAACTGCAAAGGAGTGATATGGacagtaaaacaaaacaacaaaaagccCATCAGATTGCATTGAGAGTCTGCCGTCTTTGACTAGGTTACTGGGTCTTTTAAATGGCGGCTTTAAGAGAGGtaagaggctgaatttgagttcTATCTTTAATCATCTCACTTCTGGGCTACTGCATTCAGTTCAAGCGGAGCTTGAATCCCACCTTTGTCCCTCTGTGTTCTgggtcaagccacttaatccctataaatctaagtttcctcatctgaaatgaGAACAAGGAAAGATAATGACCTTTCACCATTCCACAAGGTGATGAATGAGATAATTTACATATAAAGCATCttatatatgtatgaattatCAAACCTATTCTGAGCAATTTTAGAAAAGACAGTGATAAACTGAAGAGCGATCAAGCCAGGTGAAGCCATTCGTATCGTTTGAAGGAACAGGGGAGGTAATTTAGCTTGTGCAGCACAATATCGGCTGtcaaaacattttaattactagctgtgtgattctggataagtcacttcctcAGTTTCTCCTACTGTAAAATGGGGCTGATCCGGTCCaagcccctctttttttttttttagttttttttttttttttttgcaaggcaatgaggttaagcggcttgcccaaggccacccagctaggtgattatgaagtggctgaggctgaatttgaactcgggtcctcgactccagggccggtgctctagccgcCCCCCACGCCCCTCTCTTTACAGGGGACATACTCGCTAGAGAAGGAGGGCGATTCGCCCAAGGTCACGGAAGTAAAAGTGGCCAAGTCGGGGATTCACGCAGATGCCCCCCTTACTCCCTTCCCCAGCAGCATCCCCGGCTTTGCCCGGCGCCTGCGCACTAGCCCATGGGTGCCCTTGCCCGAATGCCCCCAGCCCCAGCCGCTGCTCTTACCTCGCTCTTTGCGTTCCGGGAAGCCATATTTCGGGGGGAAGGAGGGCATACGCAACGGGTCGGGCTCTACCTCCGCGTCCCCGAGGTAACGCCGAGTCAGGTGAGCACCCATGGCCGCCTCTGAGGCCTCGGCCTCGGCCTCGGCTTCGGCTCCTCGGGTCACCTCAGCCTCCCACCCCCGCCCCGGAAGCTCTGGGCTCCGGAGGCCGACCACTTCCGGGGCATGCTGCTCTCGTACCGCTACAGACGATAGAGGCGCGGAGCCCGCAGGGGTTTTCTATTGCGCCCTCTTGCGGGTCTTCTGGAAACCTTACAGTCGGGGGCGGGGCCAGGAGAGGAGTTAGCGCAGGCGCAACAGGAAGAGTGGCTGACTCGGGTGTGTGGAAGCGGAGCGGGTCCGGATGAACAGAACATCTTCCTCCTGGCTGTGGGGGAGACAGAGGCTGGTCTTCTAGCCCTGCATTTCAGcattaggcatttattaagcctccACTGTATGCATGCTTTTGTGGACTCTGATAGGAATAGATAAAACTGAAGCAACCCCTGCTCTCCATCAGCTTGCACTACTCAGAGAAAGGCCCTTTCAATAACTCATCAATAAATCATCAAACATTTGCAGAGATTATATAAGAGGGATGAAATCATCTAGCCTGGCGCTGCCATGGCAACCACAAGgagactccaaattcaataaattATAGGGTACATCTAGGACCCTTTTAAAGGTGAATTATTAAATGTTTCACCAAATATGGCAGGCTCATTTTTTTAGCTGAAAATTTTGTATCGTTCTAgaatgatgttaaaaatatccaaatgtcccttggaagagaaaaggttttaaggggacaaagacaaaattgaaacttccaattcagcctcagatacttgccacttactagctgtgtgaccttgggcaagtcacttaaccttgactgcctctcatccaggaccacctccagttgtcctgattcatgtctggccactggacctagatgacttgggaggagaaagtgagtctggtggcttggcacagcaccccccccccccaaatccagttcatttgcttgtcttggaatcacctccctggtgttatgatcttctttgataatgaaggacaaatgtcatcattatcatgcaagtctctccagacttttctgaatGACTTGGCGTTAGGAGGACCCACGTTTgagtctgatctcagacacttgacactagttgtgtaaccttaggcCCTGCATCCAggggtcctgattcatatctgaccgtTGGACCCTGATGACTctaggggagaaagtgaggctggcggCTTAGCACGCCCCTTCggtcaaatccaatttacatgcttgttatggtatcacttccctgatgtcatgattttcttcgagaacaaaggacaaataacaatagaACAATTCCCACAGTcaaataccataatttttttGACCAacgggcattccctcaatttctcattccttgcaaaagctgctataaataattttgtattggtgggtccttttcccttttttatgatttctttgggatactgaCCTAGTAGTTCCCAGCTCCACCATCAGttcattagtgtctcagttttctcacatcctcttcaacattgatcatttttctttattggtattttagccagtctaataggtgtgaagttttttttaatttgttgttttaatttgtatttctctaatcaataatgatgtagtgcatttttcaaatgaatatagatagctttaatttcttcatttgaaaactgcctgtttttaATCCTCTggccatttgtcaaatggggaatgatttgtattcttataaatgtgatttaattctcaatatattttagaaatgagtttttattttttttttagatttttgcaaggcaatggggttaagtggcttgcccaaggccacacagctaggtaattattaagtgtctgaggcatggtttgaactcaggtactcttgactccagggctggtgctctatccactgtgccacctagctgccctagaaatgaattctttatcagaaacacaagctgtgaaaattgcttcctggttttctgcattccttctaattttggttgcattggttttatctgtgtataaactttttaatttaatgtaatcaaaatttccattttgcattttataatgttctctatttcttgtttggtcataaactcctcccctctttgatagataaactattccatgttctcctaattggcttatgatatcatcctttttgtctaaattctgAACTTATTTTGTTGTTACCTTactatagggtatgagatgtgggtctatgcctacttTCTACCAGGctactttccatttttccttcagtttttgtcaaatagtgagttcttatcccagaaattcaagtaattgggtttatcaaacagtagagtactatagtcatttactacttttttttggtttctaatCTATTTCTCTgttccactactctatttcttaactagtatcagatagttttgaagattacttttttataatatggttttaaaTCTGGTTTAGGgtaggccactttcctttgcatttttttgattaattcccactatatttttgaccttttgtttctccagatgaatttcattactcttttttttttctagctctgtaaaatatttttttgatagtttgttttggtagaattgtcattttaattacatCATCTTGGTCtattcatgagcaattgatattttcccaatatttATATTGGACTTTATTAGTGTGAAAAGTAGTTTGTAATTATTTTGGTTTCTATGTTTTTTCTTGggagtagattcccaagtattttctgTTGTCTAccgttactttaaatagaatttctttttagcTCTTGGTGTTGTTGGGCTTTGCTGGTAATATACAgaattgctgatgatttatataagtttattttacatcctgctacttttttcaagttgttaattgtttcaaatagttttttagttattttccagggttctctaagcataccatcaagtcatctgcaaagagtgagagttttgtttcttcattgcatattctaatttcttcaatttctttttctcctcattgttaaagctaacatttctaatgcaataattgaataatagtggtgataatggacatccttgtttcaaccctgatctttttgggaatgcttctagattatccctattgcatataaagcttattgatggtttagatagattctgcttatcattttaaagaaaactccatttattcctttgctttatagtgtttttaataggaaagggtgctgtattttgtcaaagtgtATTAATTCTTGTCTAGCAATtgataaaacaaataaatcagGTCCTGTTTTTTGGCAATTGAATATTTCTGAAGTGTAAATACttgcactgaaaatttaacaattacttATGAAACAGAACTGAGTTCCTGGCTTTTTTACTATTAGGATCACAAATATTGAGTTACTTTCTTTGGAGGAATGGGATTTGGGAGGATCACTATGTACAAAAGTAGGTTTTACCAAAATGAATAATAAGTATCCAGAAAATTATACAAAGAAATTGTATATAGATGGTGCCTATGATGTTTGAAAACTaacaaatcaaaattaaaaaaaaccttaacaaaTCTCAGACAACAGGAAAGACACTGAATCATAGAAACAGCCCTACTTTTGTATTACTGTATTCAGATTGAAATTTGGATCCCAATTCCAAATTTGCAAGAGTGTACTAGATGATATATTGTACTAGATGATATTCTAAAATTAGAAATgggtaaatatttttgaaaaagggaagagaaaagagactaTGAACTTTATGGTACAGATCTTGTCTCTGATTCTTGGCAACATCTGTAGGAGGTGTAAGGGGTTAATAAGTGAGATAAATCTTGAATCCTTTATATATATTGGCTTTCACAAAGAGCCATCATGACTCGGTTAGAACAGGGCAAGGCCAActaaccttatttccttttttggcaGCATTACTAGCCTGAGATGTATAGGTTGTTCAAGGAGAACTAATGTGAGGGCTTTGCTGAGTtctttgaaaaaacctaaaaaaaaaaataaagtctttccattatttttttttttaggtttttttttttttggcaaggcaaatggggttaagtggcttgcccaaggccacacagctaggtaattattaagtgtctgagatgggatttgaacccaagtactcctgactccaggactggtgctttatccacaagTCTTTCCATTCTTAAGATATCTTCACTATCCTTTCAAACTATTATTTTAGGTCTCTCCTTTTCTCAGCCAAACTCCTTGAGAAATTCCCTTACATTTAATAAAGGTCATTTGTTGCAAACTCTTCTGTTTTATGTTTCAAATCACTTCAGCATcatccccctttctctttttgcCAAGACCAACCCTTCTACTTGTGTCCTTCATCTTAACTCCACTTATTTACTctgattttcttcattcatttctcttcctcctcttcctcttccccctctcccttctcctcctccccttcctcttcctcctcctcctcctcctctttttccttcttcctcttcctcacttGGCATCACATTGGCCTCTTATATGGGATCTTTTGATTATGTCACATGAATGCTATCTCCCTTAAGCCTGCAGAAAGGGACCATGacatatttttaattatcttgCAAACAAGTATATCAGAGGGTTGCAGTATCCTTACTGAGCGCCAGAGGGCGATAAAACTGTAAGCCTCTAAGCTCATCCCCCACTAAAAATACTTCACTTTGGTGGTGCTAAacagttttaggtttttttttttaacaaggcaaatggggttaagtgacttgcccaaggccacacagctaggtaattattaaatgtctgggaccggatttgaacccaggtactcctgactccaatgccagtgctttatccactacaccacctagccgccctggtgCTAAACAGTTTTGATTAATCCCTCACTGGCCAGGTCCAAATTAATCTAGAGTATTAAATGGAATTTAATTCCAAATATAATAAActccaaatattattttcaatatacagcatttattttctctttcccttactttcctcCTGATTGGGGGtgggtagagaaagaaaaacaaaactcttgtaaTAAATAAGTATATTCATGCAAAACCCCCATATTGACTATGTCCAAAAATGTGAATCTCATGCTGCTTATTTCATTTATCACTTTTCATATTAAATCTGCTGCCTATTGCTATCTTAGAGCACTTCTaccattttagttttatttcctcagttCCTGCCCATTGCATTCATAGACCCGGTGATTTAGCATGCTTTCAGATCTTTGAATTTATACAAGGTCTACAGGATTTGTGTG
This window harbors:
- the NDUFB7 gene encoding NADH dehydrogenase [ubiquinone] 1 beta subcomplex subunit 7; this translates as MGAHLTRRYLGDAEVEPDPLRMPSFPPKYGFPERKERVMVATQQEMSDAQLTLEQRDYCAHHLIRFLKCKRDSFPNFLACGHEKHIWDLCQHQDYVSRMKEFERERRLLARQKRRAKSESSE